Proteins encoded by one window of Girardinichthys multiradiatus isolate DD_20200921_A chromosome 14, DD_fGirMul_XY1, whole genome shotgun sequence:
- the shbg gene encoding sex hormone-binding globulin: MAVLWKAVAGGLLFTVCLMGWRVEGQGNNKKEVSGDSIIYLGQERNPWRPLIRTTANLTEISSIKSSFQFRTFDPEGVIFYGDTKNGKDWFVLSLKEGIPLMQISKEDVQVSVTGGPKLNDGKWHTVDLSNHGKFVILEVDSSPGLVVGLHSKQTKEVISGELRLALGGILITKDKMIVQMDPQMDGCIREGRWLNLNIPWVADAEELWLCHQNIRPGSFFAGEGFSIFNTSVFSIDEDQGFKVEFWGDFSQMDGTILSIMSSQEELLGALVANNNTNEIHLTIRKEKHVVKNTLKRLQITFLKYIVKWLIYLDESNEIMFSYGPESTPGNLTTLTEGRFAIGGLLGGGKDMVGSHFLTGCLEKIQVQGKDLDLDSAVKDMSASSHSCPA, from the exons AAAGAGGTATCGGGGGATTCCATCATCTACCTTGGTCAGGAGAGAAACCCCTGGAGGCCTCTGATCCGCACGACAGCCAACCTCACTGAGATCAGCAG CATCAAATCGAGTTTTCAGTTTCGGACCTTTGACCCCGAGGGAGTGATTTTCTACGGAGACACCAAAAATGGAAAGGACTGGTTTGTTTTGTCCCTGAAAGAAGGAATTCCCCTCATGCAGATCAGCAAAGAGGACGTACAAGTCAGCGTGACAGGTGGGCCAAAGCTCAATGATGGAAAGTGGCATACG GTGGATTTGAGCAACCACGGAAAGTTTGTGATTCTGGAAGTGGACAGCTCACCTGGACTGGTGGTGGGATTGCACTCCAAACAGACAAAAGAGGTCATTTCTGGGGAACTTCGATTGGCCCTCGGTGGGATCCTGATCACCAAGGACAAGATGATTGTTCAG ATGGATCCACAGATGGACGGCTGCATACGGGAAGGCCGCTGGTTAAACCTCAACATACCCTGGGTGGCAGATGCAGAAGAGCTCTGGCTTTGCCATCAGAACATTCGACCTGGCAGCTTCTTTGCTGGCGAAGGATTCAGCATTTTCAACACCTCAG ttttcagCATCGATGAAGATCAGGGCTTCAAGGTTGAATTTTGGGGAGACTTCAGTCAGATGGATGGAACCATTCTGAGCATCATGTCCTCACAGGAAGAGTTGCTGGGAGCTTTGGTAGCCAATAATAACACAAAT GAGATTCATCTCACTATcaggaaggaaaaacatgttGTGAAAAACACTTTGAAGAGGCTGCAGATTACTTTCCTGAAGTATATTGTGAAATGGTTAATTTATTTAGATGAATcaaatgaaataatgttttcttaTGGACCAGAGAGTACTCCTGGAAATCTGACAACGCTGACAGAGGGGCGTTTCGCCATTGGAGGTCTTCTGG GTGGTGGTAAAGATATGGTTGGCTCCCATTTCCTGACAGGCTGTCTAGAGAAGATCCAAGTCCAAGGGAAGGATTTGGATCTGGATTCAGCTGTCAAAGACATGTCAGCTTCTTCTCATAGCTGCCCTGCATAG